From the Cryptomeria japonica chromosome 2, Sugi_1.0, whole genome shotgun sequence genome, one window contains:
- the LOC131046325 gene encoding TMV resistance protein N isoform X2, with protein sequence MRFLSFIRQCLIRHFVNGIFFLSTLCVYGAFEQNIMEISLSPPAEVVSTASSSVLPPSSLSPASSSTRVLPSSVSAAFEEDMPSFKFAASSSTPPLLTVSAASSSAPPPPSSVSAAYEEVVPSSLSAAFSSAPLLPATSYDVFINHYGEDVKYTLATNIHDKLTALGFSVFLDVYSLELGDVIPAHIEEAMRTASLHIAIFSPKYVESPWCLAELAYMLNTPNRVIPVFYRVDPSDLRWVGKGKGSYAPSFSRHEKQGRYSAQKVEEWKMALEKISFHKGFVVKDNKDEGLLLKKIVNMVLLGKVPLPVTQNSVGLDDVVLDFERNTFGCAQGERNVQIVGIVGMGGIGKTTLAKELYNRKSSSFHSCCFVFAVRDAASRNALHEKQKKLLEDIGVRGLTFDNIDEGKAILANRLRSLRALIVLDDVDDETQLDALLPTKDCLGSGSLVIVTTRELHLLDKWDSKSYRMNELDYLNAKALFCRHAFPQGYPEEGFAGIVEKFLKTCNGLPLSLEVFGRLVYGRPKDYWKSQLHKISRTLPEDIKGRLSVSYNSLDEEEKEMFMDVASFFLGQHRDSAIEVWDELGWSGLQGWEKLVNKCLVNVDEHDSITMHDHLRDLGRDLASRHSSSRVCLPESTFNIEKQATGRSIRGIVAAGLEYTDEPFCHQQRPKKFWRALPFSPRLKLSTGKEAKLMKDFATPSDDLVWLHVLDFKKRNLPSWLSFRMLRYLKLRNAVNLRYLWPNTDDPPLRLRELCITNGHILQTIPTSIGLLKELKRIQLFHCKAMKNLPEEFCSLSSLEWLDLCYCEMLSSLPSGFGVLTNLRHIDLCNCKRLQSLPVSFKQLRNLQYLNFCFCEQLSFRLDMLEKMGKLEYLNFSFFSNLVELPNGITGQVYLRELHVCYTGLREVPTNIGQLHKLETLEIGSSFLNSLPSSIENLSSLTQIELGGSMFNSVPYFVERLNMLKKIEISGTGVFIISLPADCCPSLETLILDDNNELKCIDSLPTLLQGIEVASCRNLKSIEGIRCLRNLRILRISDCTNLDEPSSFPYLHSLDDISISNCDKFLEALAMWKSRGIRGWEDMEKLKTLELVANNTSALQLCTRDIKKWPWQTCIVGRAVSSVESVMESLSFPNLTVIGEREELLEYGKTHSSGAAIVCLVVKVFEDHFIDHPFLPFSKTSVLCWRLRRGQWVFVGVWRQDCNLLDTLGRIARREVNIKIKERVVAEEERVMVMAGEEKRVVQGFTHLWPLFT encoded by the exons ATGCGATTTCTTAGCTTTATAAGACAATGCCTCATCAGACATTTTGTGAACGGAATTTTTTTTTTGTCGACCCTTTGCGTGTATGGTGCATTTGAACAGAATATCATGgaaatatctctctctccccctgcCGAGGTTGTATCTACTGCTTCTTCCTCTGTTCTTCCCCCATCATCTCTATCTCCTGCTTCCTCCTCTACTCGTGTTCTACCGTCATCTGTATCTGCTGCTTTCGAGGAAGATATGCCATCATTTAAATTTGCTGCTTCTTCCTCTACTCCTCCCCTGTTAACTGTATCTGctgcttcctcctctgctcctccCCCACCGTCATCTGTATCTGCTGCTTATGAGGAG GTTGTGCCGTCATCTTTATCTGCTGCTTTCTCCTCTGCGCCTCTTCTCCCTGCTACTTCTTACGATGTTTTCATCAACCATTACGGAGAGGATGTCAAATATACCCTCGCCACCAACATCCACGATAAACTTACTGCTTTGGGATTCTCCGTCTTTCTTGATGTCTATTCCCTTGAACTGGGTGATGTCATTCCAGCACATATCGAAGAAGCCATGCGCACTGCCTCACTTCATATTGCCATTTTCTCTCCCAAGTATGTCGAATCCCCTTGGTGTTTGGCAGAGTTGGCTTACATGCTCAATACACCTAATAGAGTTATCCCCGTCTTTTATCGTGTGGATCCTTCCGATCTGCGCTGGGTGGGTAAAGGAAAAGGAAGCTATGCTCCTTCATTTTCCCGACATGAAAAGCAGGGAAGATACTCCGCCCAAAAGGTTGAGGAGTGGAAGATGGCACTGGAGAAAATTTCATTTCATAAAGGCTTCGTGGTTAAGGATAATAA AGATGAAGGGTTGCTGTTGAAGAAAATTGTAAATATGGTATTACTGGGAAAGGTGCCGTTGCCGGTAACCCAAAATTCTGTTGGACTGGATGATGTTGTTCTAGATTTTGAAAGAAATACATTTGGATGTGCGCAAGGTGAGCGCAATGTTCAAATTGTAGGGATCGTAGGAATGGGTGGAATTGGTAAAACCACGTTGGCAAAGGAGCTGTATAACAGAAAATCTTCGTCTTTCCATAGCTGCTGTTTTGTATTTGCAGTGCGAGATGCTGCAAGCAGAAATGCTTTACATGAGAAGCAGAAAAAGCTTCTGGAGGATATTGGTGTCAGAGGCTTAACATTCGATAACATAGACGAAGGAAAAGCTATTCTGGCAAATCGGTTGAGATCTCTTCGTGCGCTCATCGTCttggatgatgtagatgatgagaCCCAACTGGATGCTCTGTTGCCAACTAAGGACTGCCTTGGTTCAGGCAGTCTTGTCATTGTCACGACTCGAGAATTGCATCTGCTTGATAAGTGGGATTCCAAGTCATATAGAATGAACGAACTGGATTACTTAAATGCCAAGGCGCTTTTTTGTCGGCATGCTTTTCCACAAGGCTACCCAGAAGAGGGATTTGCAGGTATAGTTGAAAAGTTTTTGAAAACTTGCAATGGATTGCCTTTGTCCCTCGAGGTATTTGGACGACTTGTTTATGGCAGGCCCAAGGATTATTGGAAATCCCAGCTGCATAAGATCTCCAGAACTTTGCCGGAGGATATCAAAGGGAGGTTAAGTGTCAGCTACAATTCGCTagatgaagaagagaaagaaatgTTCATGGATGTGGCTTCTTTCTTTCTTGGACAGCACAGAGATTCGGCGATTGAAGTATGGGATGAATTAGGGTGGAGTGGCTTGCAAGGATGGGAAAAACTTGTCAACAAGTGTCTAGTTAATGTGGACGAGCATGATAGTATAACAATGCATGACCACCTGAGGGATTTGGGAAGGGATCTTGCAAGTAGGCATTCATCTTCTCGTGTATGTCTTCCAGAGAGTACATTCAACATAGAGAAACAAGCTACG GGAAGATCTATTAGAGGCATAGTTGCTGCTGGATTAGAATATACTGACGAGCCATTTTGTCATCAGCAGCGTCCCAAAAAGTTCTGGCGCGCTCTACCTTTCTCGCCCAGATTAAAACTTTCCACTGGCAAAGAAGCAAAGCTTATGAAAGATTTCGCCACACCATCAGATGACCTTGTATGGCTTCATGTCTTAGATTTTAAGAAGAGAAATCTTCCCTCGTGGCTTTCATTCAGAATGTTGAGATATTTGAAGCTCAGAAATGCTGTCAACTTAAGATACTTATGGCCTAATACAGATGAT CCTCCACTGCGGTTAAGAGAATTGTGCATAACGAATGGTCATATATTACAAACGATTCCTACGTCAATAGGACTCCTGAAGGAATTGAAAAGGATACAACTCTTTCATTGTAAAGCAATGAAGAATCTCCCAGAAGAGTTTTGTTCTCTCTCATCTCTGGAGTGGCTAGATCTATGCTATTGTGAGATGTTGTCTTCGCTACCTAGTGGTTTCGGGGTTCTGACAAACCTGCGGCATATAGATTTGTGCAACTGTAAGAGGCTGCAGAGTTTGCCAGTGTCTTTTAAGCAGCTAAGAAATCTTCAATATCTAAATTTTTGTTTCTGTGAACAACTCAGTTTTAGATTAGACATGCTGGAAAAAATGGGAAAGCTGGAGTATTTGAACTTTTCTTTTTTCAGTAACCTGGTAGAATTGCCGAATGGAATCACAGGACAAGTGTATTTGAGAGAGCTCCATGTTTGTTATACAGGCTTAAGGGAGGTTCCCACTAACATTGgtcaacttcacaaattggaaacgCTGGAGATAGGAAGCTCGTTCTTGAATAGCCTGCCTTCCTCTATTGAAAACTTGTCCAGTCTGACTCAAATAGAGCTTGGCGGTAGCATGTTCAATTCTGTACCGTACTTCGTGGAGCGTCTAAATATGCTCAAGAAGATAGAGATATCTGGAACAGGTGTGTTTATAATATCACTACCTGCAGACTGCTGTCCCAGCCTTGAAACTCTCATACTAGACGACAATAATGAGCTAAAGTGTATTGACAGCCTGCCAACATTACTGCAAGGTATAGAAGTGGCGTCATGTCGAAATCTGAAGAGTATAGAGGGCATTCGTTGTCTTAGAAACCTTAGAATTCTCCGTATAAGTGATTGCACTAATCTAGATGAGCCCTCAAGTTTTCCGTATTTACATTCCCTCGATGATATTTCAATAAGTAACTGCGACAAATTTCTGGAAGCCCTCGCAATGTGGAAATCCAGAGGTATACGAGGATGGGAGGACATGGAAAAATTGAAAACTTTGGAGCTAGTAGCAAACAACACATCAGCTCTCCAGCTCTGCACTCGGGATATAAAG AAATGGCCATGGCAGACGTGCATAGTTGGAAGGGCAGTGAGTAGCGTGGAGTCAGTTATGGAGTCACTTTCTTTCCCCAATCTCACCGTGATTGGAGAGAGAGAAGAGTTGTTAGAATACGGGAAGACGCATAGTTCAGGTGCAGCTATCGTATGTCTCGTTGTAAAGGTGTTTGAAGATCATTTCATCGACCATCCGTTCCTCCCGTTCAGTAAGACCTCAGTATTATGTTGGCGACTGAGACGTGGGCAATGGGTGTTTGTAGGTGTGTGGAGACAAGATTGTAACCTTTTGGACACACTTGGTAGGATAGCGCGTAGAGAAGTTAATATAAAGATAAAAGAACGAGTGGTGGCAGAAGAAGAGAGAGTAATGGTAATGGCAGGAGAGGAAAAGAGAGTAGTACAGGGATTTACACATTTGTGGCCTTTGTTTACATGA
- the LOC131046325 gene encoding TMV resistance protein N isoform X1: protein MRFLSFIRQCLIRHFVNGIFFLSTLCVYGAFEQNIMEISLSPPAEVVSTASSSVLPPSSLSPASSSTRVLPSSVSAAFEEDMPSFKFAASSSTPPLLTVSAASSSAPPPPSSVSAAYEEVVPSYLSAAFEEVVPSSLSAAFSSAPLLPATSYDVFINHYGEDVKYTLATNIHDKLTALGFSVFLDVYSLELGDVIPAHIEEAMRTASLHIAIFSPKYVESPWCLAELAYMLNTPNRVIPVFYRVDPSDLRWVGKGKGSYAPSFSRHEKQGRYSAQKVEEWKMALEKISFHKGFVVKDNKDEGLLLKKIVNMVLLGKVPLPVTQNSVGLDDVVLDFERNTFGCAQGERNVQIVGIVGMGGIGKTTLAKELYNRKSSSFHSCCFVFAVRDAASRNALHEKQKKLLEDIGVRGLTFDNIDEGKAILANRLRSLRALIVLDDVDDETQLDALLPTKDCLGSGSLVIVTTRELHLLDKWDSKSYRMNELDYLNAKALFCRHAFPQGYPEEGFAGIVEKFLKTCNGLPLSLEVFGRLVYGRPKDYWKSQLHKISRTLPEDIKGRLSVSYNSLDEEEKEMFMDVASFFLGQHRDSAIEVWDELGWSGLQGWEKLVNKCLVNVDEHDSITMHDHLRDLGRDLASRHSSSRVCLPESTFNIEKQATGRSIRGIVAAGLEYTDEPFCHQQRPKKFWRALPFSPRLKLSTGKEAKLMKDFATPSDDLVWLHVLDFKKRNLPSWLSFRMLRYLKLRNAVNLRYLWPNTDDPPLRLRELCITNGHILQTIPTSIGLLKELKRIQLFHCKAMKNLPEEFCSLSSLEWLDLCYCEMLSSLPSGFGVLTNLRHIDLCNCKRLQSLPVSFKQLRNLQYLNFCFCEQLSFRLDMLEKMGKLEYLNFSFFSNLVELPNGITGQVYLRELHVCYTGLREVPTNIGQLHKLETLEIGSSFLNSLPSSIENLSSLTQIELGGSMFNSVPYFVERLNMLKKIEISGTGVFIISLPADCCPSLETLILDDNNELKCIDSLPTLLQGIEVASCRNLKSIEGIRCLRNLRILRISDCTNLDEPSSFPYLHSLDDISISNCDKFLEALAMWKSRGIRGWEDMEKLKTLELVANNTSALQLCTRDIKKWPWQTCIVGRAVSSVESVMESLSFPNLTVIGEREELLEYGKTHSSGAAIVCLVVKVFEDHFIDHPFLPFSKTSVLCWRLRRGQWVFVGVWRQDCNLLDTLGRIARREVNIKIKERVVAEEERVMVMAGEEKRVVQGFTHLWPLFT, encoded by the exons ATGCGATTTCTTAGCTTTATAAGACAATGCCTCATCAGACATTTTGTGAACGGAATTTTTTTTTTGTCGACCCTTTGCGTGTATGGTGCATTTGAACAGAATATCATGgaaatatctctctctccccctgcCGAGGTTGTATCTACTGCTTCTTCCTCTGTTCTTCCCCCATCATCTCTATCTCCTGCTTCCTCCTCTACTCGTGTTCTACCGTCATCTGTATCTGCTGCTTTCGAGGAAGATATGCCATCATTTAAATTTGCTGCTTCTTCCTCTACTCCTCCCCTGTTAACTGTATCTGctgcttcctcctctgctcctccCCCACCGTCATCTGTATCTGCTGCTTATGAGGAGGTTGTGCCGTCATATTTATCTGCTGCTTTCGAGGAGGTTGTGCCGTCATCTTTATCTGCTGCTTTCTCCTCTGCGCCTCTTCTCCCTGCTACTTCTTACGATGTTTTCATCAACCATTACGGAGAGGATGTCAAATATACCCTCGCCACCAACATCCACGATAAACTTACTGCTTTGGGATTCTCCGTCTTTCTTGATGTCTATTCCCTTGAACTGGGTGATGTCATTCCAGCACATATCGAAGAAGCCATGCGCACTGCCTCACTTCATATTGCCATTTTCTCTCCCAAGTATGTCGAATCCCCTTGGTGTTTGGCAGAGTTGGCTTACATGCTCAATACACCTAATAGAGTTATCCCCGTCTTTTATCGTGTGGATCCTTCCGATCTGCGCTGGGTGGGTAAAGGAAAAGGAAGCTATGCTCCTTCATTTTCCCGACATGAAAAGCAGGGAAGATACTCCGCCCAAAAGGTTGAGGAGTGGAAGATGGCACTGGAGAAAATTTCATTTCATAAAGGCTTCGTGGTTAAGGATAATAA AGATGAAGGGTTGCTGTTGAAGAAAATTGTAAATATGGTATTACTGGGAAAGGTGCCGTTGCCGGTAACCCAAAATTCTGTTGGACTGGATGATGTTGTTCTAGATTTTGAAAGAAATACATTTGGATGTGCGCAAGGTGAGCGCAATGTTCAAATTGTAGGGATCGTAGGAATGGGTGGAATTGGTAAAACCACGTTGGCAAAGGAGCTGTATAACAGAAAATCTTCGTCTTTCCATAGCTGCTGTTTTGTATTTGCAGTGCGAGATGCTGCAAGCAGAAATGCTTTACATGAGAAGCAGAAAAAGCTTCTGGAGGATATTGGTGTCAGAGGCTTAACATTCGATAACATAGACGAAGGAAAAGCTATTCTGGCAAATCGGTTGAGATCTCTTCGTGCGCTCATCGTCttggatgatgtagatgatgagaCCCAACTGGATGCTCTGTTGCCAACTAAGGACTGCCTTGGTTCAGGCAGTCTTGTCATTGTCACGACTCGAGAATTGCATCTGCTTGATAAGTGGGATTCCAAGTCATATAGAATGAACGAACTGGATTACTTAAATGCCAAGGCGCTTTTTTGTCGGCATGCTTTTCCACAAGGCTACCCAGAAGAGGGATTTGCAGGTATAGTTGAAAAGTTTTTGAAAACTTGCAATGGATTGCCTTTGTCCCTCGAGGTATTTGGACGACTTGTTTATGGCAGGCCCAAGGATTATTGGAAATCCCAGCTGCATAAGATCTCCAGAACTTTGCCGGAGGATATCAAAGGGAGGTTAAGTGTCAGCTACAATTCGCTagatgaagaagagaaagaaatgTTCATGGATGTGGCTTCTTTCTTTCTTGGACAGCACAGAGATTCGGCGATTGAAGTATGGGATGAATTAGGGTGGAGTGGCTTGCAAGGATGGGAAAAACTTGTCAACAAGTGTCTAGTTAATGTGGACGAGCATGATAGTATAACAATGCATGACCACCTGAGGGATTTGGGAAGGGATCTTGCAAGTAGGCATTCATCTTCTCGTGTATGTCTTCCAGAGAGTACATTCAACATAGAGAAACAAGCTACG GGAAGATCTATTAGAGGCATAGTTGCTGCTGGATTAGAATATACTGACGAGCCATTTTGTCATCAGCAGCGTCCCAAAAAGTTCTGGCGCGCTCTACCTTTCTCGCCCAGATTAAAACTTTCCACTGGCAAAGAAGCAAAGCTTATGAAAGATTTCGCCACACCATCAGATGACCTTGTATGGCTTCATGTCTTAGATTTTAAGAAGAGAAATCTTCCCTCGTGGCTTTCATTCAGAATGTTGAGATATTTGAAGCTCAGAAATGCTGTCAACTTAAGATACTTATGGCCTAATACAGATGAT CCTCCACTGCGGTTAAGAGAATTGTGCATAACGAATGGTCATATATTACAAACGATTCCTACGTCAATAGGACTCCTGAAGGAATTGAAAAGGATACAACTCTTTCATTGTAAAGCAATGAAGAATCTCCCAGAAGAGTTTTGTTCTCTCTCATCTCTGGAGTGGCTAGATCTATGCTATTGTGAGATGTTGTCTTCGCTACCTAGTGGTTTCGGGGTTCTGACAAACCTGCGGCATATAGATTTGTGCAACTGTAAGAGGCTGCAGAGTTTGCCAGTGTCTTTTAAGCAGCTAAGAAATCTTCAATATCTAAATTTTTGTTTCTGTGAACAACTCAGTTTTAGATTAGACATGCTGGAAAAAATGGGAAAGCTGGAGTATTTGAACTTTTCTTTTTTCAGTAACCTGGTAGAATTGCCGAATGGAATCACAGGACAAGTGTATTTGAGAGAGCTCCATGTTTGTTATACAGGCTTAAGGGAGGTTCCCACTAACATTGgtcaacttcacaaattggaaacgCTGGAGATAGGAAGCTCGTTCTTGAATAGCCTGCCTTCCTCTATTGAAAACTTGTCCAGTCTGACTCAAATAGAGCTTGGCGGTAGCATGTTCAATTCTGTACCGTACTTCGTGGAGCGTCTAAATATGCTCAAGAAGATAGAGATATCTGGAACAGGTGTGTTTATAATATCACTACCTGCAGACTGCTGTCCCAGCCTTGAAACTCTCATACTAGACGACAATAATGAGCTAAAGTGTATTGACAGCCTGCCAACATTACTGCAAGGTATAGAAGTGGCGTCATGTCGAAATCTGAAGAGTATAGAGGGCATTCGTTGTCTTAGAAACCTTAGAATTCTCCGTATAAGTGATTGCACTAATCTAGATGAGCCCTCAAGTTTTCCGTATTTACATTCCCTCGATGATATTTCAATAAGTAACTGCGACAAATTTCTGGAAGCCCTCGCAATGTGGAAATCCAGAGGTATACGAGGATGGGAGGACATGGAAAAATTGAAAACTTTGGAGCTAGTAGCAAACAACACATCAGCTCTCCAGCTCTGCACTCGGGATATAAAG AAATGGCCATGGCAGACGTGCATAGTTGGAAGGGCAGTGAGTAGCGTGGAGTCAGTTATGGAGTCACTTTCTTTCCCCAATCTCACCGTGATTGGAGAGAGAGAAGAGTTGTTAGAATACGGGAAGACGCATAGTTCAGGTGCAGCTATCGTATGTCTCGTTGTAAAGGTGTTTGAAGATCATTTCATCGACCATCCGTTCCTCCCGTTCAGTAAGACCTCAGTATTATGTTGGCGACTGAGACGTGGGCAATGGGTGTTTGTAGGTGTGTGGAGACAAGATTGTAACCTTTTGGACACACTTGGTAGGATAGCGCGTAGAGAAGTTAATATAAAGATAAAAGAACGAGTGGTGGCAGAAGAAGAGAGAGTAATGGTAATGGCAGGAGAGGAAAAGAGAGTAGTACAGGGATTTACACATTTGTGGCCTTTGTTTACATGA